In Gossypium hirsutum isolate 1008001.06 chromosome D06, Gossypium_hirsutum_v2.1, whole genome shotgun sequence, one genomic interval encodes:
- the LOC107938538 gene encoding oil body-associated protein 2A has product MASSDKCPAPTPAKGAEAAPPGQPMTMGQHVVDKGASMLQALTPVKQISQHVCTFALYSHDMCRQIETHHYVSRLNQDFLQCPVYDSDDSNARLIGIEYIISDRLFEALPQEEQKLWHSHAYEIKSGLWVNPRIPEMIGKPELENLAKTYGKFWCTWQVDRGDRLPLGAPALMMSPQGVNLGKIDPELVKKRDDNYSISTEAIMESRVEIEEPEWINPQADYWKQHAKGFAIDIEKTEMKLRAPFP; this is encoded by the exons ATGGCTTCCAGTGACAAGTGCCCGGCTCCAACACCGGCTAAAGGTGCGGAGGCAGCGCCACCAGGGCAACCCATGACGATGGGTCAGCATGTGGTGGACAAGGGAGCATCAATGCTGCAGGCATTGACCCCAGTGAAGCAAATCAGCCAACATGTCTGCACCTTTGCCTTGTATAGCCATGATATGTGCCGTCAAATCGAGACTCACCACTATGTTAGCAGGCTCAACCAGGACTTTCTCCAGTGTCCTGTTTATGATTCCGATGACTCCAACGCCCGCCTCATTG GAATTGAATATATAATATCCGATAGATTGTTTGAAGCTCTGCCTCAAGAAGAGCAAAAACTTTGGCATTCCCATGCTTATGAG ATAAAATCAGGGCTCTGGGTTAATCCCAGAATACCAGAAATGATAGGGAAACCTGAATTGGAAAATCTGGCAAAAACCTATGGCAAGTTTTGGTGCACATGGCAAGTTGACAGAG GTGACAGACTTCCACTTGGAGCACCAGCATTGATGATGTCACCACAGGGGGTGAACCTGGGGAAAATCGACCCAGAGCTGGTGAAGAAGAGGGATGACAATTACAGCATCTCAACCGAAGCAATTATGGAGTCAAGGGTGGAAATTGAAGAACCTGAATGGATCAATCCACAGGCTGATTACTGGAAACAGCATGCCAAGGGTTTCGCCATTGACATCGAGAAAACTGAAATGAAGTTGAGAGCTCCCTTCCCTTAG
- the LOC107938542 gene encoding integrin-linked protein kinase 1, with the protein MENKAAVRFTLGKQSSMAPERDRGEADGKENEEGEEIDEGVRLMYLANEGDLDGIRELLDSGINVNFRDIDDRTALHIAACQGQTDVVSLLLQRGADVESTDRWGSTPLADAVYYKNHDVIKLLEKHGAKPFMAPMHVNHAREVPEYEIDPKELDFTNSINITKGTFCIALWRGTQVAVKRVGDEVFTDEDKVRAFRDELALFQKIRHPNVVQFLGAVTQSSPMMIVTEYLPKGDLRAFLKRKGALKPMTALRFALDIARGMNYLHENKPAPIIHRDLEPSNILRDDSGHLKVADFGVSKLLTVKEDKPLTCLDTSCRYVAPEVFKNDDYDTKVDVFSFALILQEMIEGYPPFSAKQDNEVPKVYAARERPPFKAPAKHYAHGLKELIEECWNEKPAKRPTFRQIITRLESIHNSFSHRKRWKVRPLKCFQNLEAMLKKDHSSPSSRSNSSRSTNSI; encoded by the exons ATGGAAAACAAAGCGGCGGTGAGGTTTACATTAGGGAAGCAATCGTCGATGGCTCCGGAGAGAGACAGAGGCGAAGCGGATGGGAAAGAGAACGAGGAAGGAGAGGAGATAGACGAAGGAGTTAGGTTGATGTACTTGGCCAACGAAGGTGATTTGGACGGCATTCGCGAGCTCTTGGACTCGGGGATCAATGTTAATTTCCGCGACATCGATGATCGGACGGCTCTCCATATTGCAGCTTGTCAAGGACAGACCGATGTCGTTTCCTTGCTCCTTCAGCGCGGCGCTGACGTCGAATCTACAGATCGATGGGGAAGCACT CCTTTGGCGGATGCTGTATATTATAAGAATCATGATGTGATTAAACTTCTGGAGAAACATGGAGCTAAGCCTTTT ATGGCTCCAATGCATGTAAATCACGCGCGTGAAGTTCCAGAATATGAGATTGATCCAAAAGAACTTGATTTTACTAACAGCATCAACATTACAAAG GGAACCTTCTGTATTGCATTATGGCGTGGAACACAAGTTGCTGTGAAAAGGGTTGGGGATGAAGTTTTTACCGATGAGGATAAAGT GAGGGCATTTCGAGATGAGCTTGCATTATTTCAGAAAATTCGACATCCAAATGTAGTTCAATTTCTTGGTGCAGTAACTCAAAGTAGTCCTATGATGATTGTGACAGAATATTTACCCAAG GGAGATTTACGAGCCTTCTTGAAGAGAAAAGGAGCCTTGAAACCAATGACAGCTCTGAGATTTGCACTTGATATTGCAAG GGGAATGAATTATTTACATGAGAACAAACCGGCACCAATAATTCACCGTGATCTTGAGCCTTC AAACATTTTGAGGGATGATTCTGGACATCTGAAAGTTGCAGATTTTGGAGTTAGCAAGCTGCTAACCGTTAAAGAAGATAAACCTCTAACTTGTCTAGACACATCTT GCCGATATGTTGCTCCAGAGGTGTTCAAGAATGATGATTATGATACCAAAGTAGACGTGTTTTCATTTGCTCTGATCTTACAGGAG ATGATTGAAGGCTACCCACCATTTTCTGCTAAGCAAGACAATGAAGTTCCCAAGGTATATGCAGCAAGGGAGCGTCCACCTTTCAAAGCTCCAGCTAAGCATTATGCCCATGGGCTCAAAGA GTTAATTGAGGAGTGTTGGAATGAGAAACCTGCCAAGCGACCTACATTCAGACAGATTATAACCAGACTTGAATCTATTCACAACAGTTTCAGTCATAGAAAGCGTTGGAAG GTTAGACCACTAAAATGCTTTCAGAATCTGGAGGCAATGCTGAAGAAAGATCATTCTAGTCCAAGCAGCCGTAGCAATTCATCTCGATCTACTAACAGCATTTGA